In Devosia beringensis, a single window of DNA contains:
- a CDS encoding SspB family protein, translated as MAEDHMRYDILAQEALRGVVRKVLAEVARTGLPGEHHFFISFLTRAPGVRLSEKLLGQYDKEMTIVIQNQYWDLKVSETGFEVGLSFDGIPETLVIPFSAVKGFFDPSVQFGLQFDPQTAPGAEMVEAAEDDAVEAEAGTAGAEGEKPGEKVVSLDAFRKKP; from the coding sequence ATGGCCGAAGACCACATGCGCTACGATATTCTCGCTCAGGAAGCCCTGCGCGGCGTCGTGCGCAAGGTATTGGCGGAAGTCGCCAGGACCGGCCTGCCGGGCGAACACCACTTCTTCATTTCCTTCCTGACACGTGCCCCTGGCGTGCGTCTGAGCGAAAAACTGCTCGGCCAGTATGACAAGGAAATGACCATCGTCATCCAGAACCAGTATTGGGACCTCAAGGTTTCCGAGACCGGTTTTGAAGTCGGCCTCTCTTTTGACGGCATTCCCGAAACCCTCGTCATCCCGTTCTCGGCGGTCAAGGGCTTCTTTGATCCGTCGGTCCAGTTCGGCCTGCAGTTTGATCCGCAGACCGCGCCGGGTGCCGAAATGGTCGAAGCTGCCGAGGACGACGCCGTCGAGGCAGAGGCCGGCACAGCCGGCGCCGAAGGCGAAAAGCCCGGTGAAAAGGTCGTCAGCCTCGACGCTTTCCGCAAGAAGCCCTGA
- a CDS encoding AsmA family protein translates to MLNRIYIVVGLLAIIVLGGAFVAPYLIQWGDYRSRMEALASQALGTPVTIRGDIAFALLPQPRLNFSDVLVGSPEEPAATVDSVDAEFSLMDFLRDNYDVTKLVLSGPVIDFSIDESGLFGSGVSLAGAGGGVALGQASIVDGTIRLLDRRVGQTMQATKVEGELKLSSFSGPFQLQGSAEYQGARYGLRVNAAALDAAGSMQLSSFVQAEGGAFSLAAEGLFTPGIAPKFDGTMTYRQTPPVAARADDIRGDLVLESKLVASTDRIVLSGYTLQPDQNRAGTRLTGAASIQLGARRSFDAVVSGGVFSLPPRDAKEDATALPYEAVRLLTELPAPLIPPLPGRIGIDLAEVGLRGFALRDVRLDASSDGQSWTVEQFLAQLPGDTGVQASGQLDREGDQPAFRGTFAINSGRLDGLAQLWRKPEDDTALFNQGGTLAGNVMLTGDALRVSEAQLTLAEAPHAVELRIGFGAEQRLDVVGHFADLGRQGSAVLGALLPDWVAEPRFGISFPEGSFSLTGQAARVLGQDGTALVAEGQWTQNAISFSRLSAGDWGGLGFDAAFTASGNLVAPRLAGSGRIAVSAATAPALAGLYDLLGTPPAWRDFMARSAPAEVLVDLEPGDGDGQILTLGGKLGVARLDLRAELDGGISALRTAPLQLTATLEAEDSAALGEQIGLGQAALFDSDDMMVSLRLDGTPSNSLDSRINISAGEEYLGFAGFLVSTDAGEVQGTGSLDMALGDAGGLARIIGAPGISLPEASGSALLHFEGDRLARLSEIEGKSGEAGFSGTLGLTRTRDGGVVAGDIAVDTASVEGLAVTLFGRAAMVGGDGGWPEGPISIGEQARTVRGSVAVTAGGVTAGGNERLGVTSFELVWDETRLRLARFEAVLGAGTASLDLAVCCAGPLADKTVSGRLSLSGAAIAGIAPPALAEALTGVLEGGVQVDGTGASIAEVLGALAGEGNFTVTDFAASQLSPQVFPALAGLSDVLNMDGDALRTIIAQSLEQGPFAAPSAAGAFTIAGGVLRLTNFLVDGAGARLAGDLTLGLESLGLGGEFALTPNGFEDAGGLIGADTARIFSRIGGTLLAPMAQLDLDEMVAAIQVRANELEVDRLEALRAADAERQRAAAEERNRLIAEQRRRAAEEAAARAAAEEAARLAEEAAAQQALEAPPPASEPAQANPAPSGPLYLGLPPPQLPPSTGLPGT, encoded by the coding sequence GTGCTGAACCGCATCTACATCGTTGTTGGCCTGCTGGCGATCATCGTGCTCGGTGGGGCGTTCGTTGCCCCATACCTGATCCAGTGGGGCGATTATCGCAGCCGCATGGAGGCGCTGGCCAGCCAGGCGCTGGGTACGCCGGTGACCATTCGCGGCGACATTGCCTTTGCCCTGCTGCCGCAGCCGCGGCTCAATTTTTCCGACGTGCTGGTCGGCTCGCCGGAAGAGCCGGCCGCGACGGTGGACAGCGTCGACGCCGAATTCTCGCTGATGGATTTCCTGCGCGACAATTATGACGTGACCAAGCTGGTGCTGAGCGGGCCGGTCATCGATTTCAGCATCGACGAAAGCGGGCTGTTCGGCAGCGGCGTCAGCCTGGCCGGCGCCGGGGGCGGGGTAGCGCTGGGCCAGGCCAGCATTGTCGATGGCACGATCCGGCTGCTGGACCGGCGCGTCGGCCAGACCATGCAGGCAACCAAGGTCGAGGGCGAATTGAAGCTGTCGAGCTTCAGCGGGCCGTTCCAGCTGCAGGGGTCGGCGGAATATCAGGGCGCCCGCTATGGGCTGCGCGTCAATGCCGCAGCGCTCGATGCGGCCGGTTCGATGCAGCTATCGAGCTTCGTGCAGGCCGAGGGCGGGGCGTTTTCTCTTGCCGCCGAAGGGCTGTTCACGCCGGGCATCGCGCCCAAATTCGATGGCACGATGACCTATCGGCAGACGCCGCCGGTGGCCGCGCGGGCCGATGATATCCGCGGCGATCTGGTGCTGGAAAGCAAGCTGGTGGCCTCGACCGACCGCATCGTGCTGTCGGGCTATACGCTGCAGCCGGACCAGAACCGCGCCGGCACGCGGCTGACCGGGGCGGCAAGCATCCAGCTCGGCGCCCGGCGCAGCTTTGATGCGGTGGTTTCGGGCGGGGTGTTTTCGCTGCCGCCGCGCGACGCCAAGGAAGATGCCACCGCCTTGCCCTATGAGGCGGTGCGGTTGCTGACCGAATTGCCGGCGCCACTGATCCCGCCCCTGCCGGGGCGCATCGGCATCGACCTGGCCGAAGTGGGGTTGCGCGGCTTTGCGCTGCGCGATGTGCGGCTGGATGCCAGCAGCGACGGGCAGAGCTGGACCGTCGAGCAGTTTCTCGCGCAACTGCCGGGTGATACCGGCGTCCAAGCCAGCGGGCAGCTGGACCGGGAAGGCGATCAGCCGGCATTTCGCGGGACCTTCGCCATCAACAGCGGACGGCTCGATGGCCTGGCCCAGCTCTGGCGCAAGCCGGAAGACGACACGGCGCTGTTCAATCAAGGCGGGACGCTGGCGGGCAATGTGATGCTGACCGGCGATGCGCTGCGCGTCAGCGAGGCGCAGCTGACGCTGGCCGAGGCGCCCCATGCGGTGGAGCTGCGGATCGGCTTTGGCGCGGAACAGCGGCTCGACGTGGTCGGGCATTTTGCCGATCTCGGTCGGCAGGGCAGTGCGGTGCTGGGCGCGCTGCTGCCTGACTGGGTTGCCGAACCGCGCTTTGGCATCAGCTTCCCGGAGGGAAGCTTTTCGCTGACCGGGCAGGCGGCCCGGGTGCTGGGCCAGGATGGCACGGCGCTGGTTGCCGAGGGGCAGTGGACGCAGAACGCCATCAGCTTTTCCCGGCTCTCGGCCGGCGACTGGGGCGGGTTGGGCTTCGATGCAGCCTTCACCGCGTCGGGGAATCTCGTGGCGCCGCGGCTGGCCGGATCGGGCCGGATTGCGGTGTCGGCGGCGACGGCGCCGGCATTGGCCGGGCTCTATGACCTGCTGGGCACGCCGCCGGCCTGGCGCGACTTCATGGCGCGTTCGGCCCCGGCTGAGGTGCTGGTCGATCTCGAGCCCGGCGATGGCGACGGGCAGATCCTGACGCTGGGCGGCAAGCTGGGCGTCGCCCGGCTCGACCTGCGGGCGGAACTGGACGGCGGGATCTCTGCGCTGCGGACGGCGCCGTTGCAGCTGACGGCAACGCTGGAGGCCGAAGATTCGGCGGCGCTGGGCGAGCAGATCGGGCTGGGCCAGGCGGCCCTGTTCGACAGCGACGACATGATGGTCAGCCTGCGGCTCGACGGCACGCCGAGCAACAGCCTCGACAGCCGGATCAATATCAGCGCAGGCGAGGAATATCTGGGCTTTGCCGGGTTCCTGGTGAGCACCGATGCTGGCGAGGTGCAGGGCACCGGGTCGCTGGACATGGCCCTGGGCGATGCGGGTGGGCTGGCGCGGATCATCGGCGCGCCGGGGATCAGCCTGCCAGAGGCCAGTGGCAGCGCGCTGCTGCACTTTGAAGGCGACCGGCTGGCGCGGCTGAGCGAAATTGAAGGCAAATCCGGCGAAGCCGGTTTTTCCGGCACGCTGGGCCTGACGCGGACGCGCGATGGCGGCGTCGTGGCCGGCGACATTGCTGTCGATACAGCATCGGTTGAGGGCCTGGCAGTGACGCTGTTTGGCCGGGCGGCGATGGTCGGCGGCGATGGCGGCTGGCCCGAGGGGCCGATCAGCATTGGTGAGCAGGCGCGGACGGTGCGGGGCAGTGTCGCCGTGACGGCCGGGGGTGTCACGGCTGGGGGCAATGAGCGGCTGGGGGTAACAAGCTTTGAGCTGGTCTGGGATGAGACGCGGCTGCGGCTGGCGCGGTTCGAAGCGGTGCTGGGCGCCGGCACGGCCAGCCTCGATCTGGCGGTGTGCTGCGCCGGGCCGCTGGCCGACAAGACGGTCAGTGGGCGGCTGAGCCTGAGCGGTGCGGCCATAGCCGGGATCGCCCCGCCCGCGCTGGCCGAGGCGCTGACGGGCGTGCTGGAAGGCGGTGTGCAGGTCGACGGCACCGGCGCCAGCATTGCCGAAGTGCTAGGCGCGCTGGCCGGGGAGGGCAATTTCACTGTAACCGATTTTGCCGCTTCGCAGCTGTCGCCGCAGGTGTTTCCGGCACTGGCTGGGCTCAGTGACGTGTTGAACATGGATGGCGATGCGCTGCGCACCATCATTGCCCAGAGCCTCGAACAGGGGCCGTTTGCGGCGCCGTCGGCGGCCGGCGCCTTCACCATTGCCGGGGGCGTGCTACGGCTGACCAATTTCCTCGTCGATGGCGCCGGAGCGCGGCTGGCCGGGGATCTGACCCTTGGGCTGGAAAGCCTGGGCCTGGGGGGCGAATTCGCCCTGACGCCCAATGGCTTTGAGGATGCCGGCGGGCTGATCGGCGCCGATACGGCCCGCATCTTCAGCCGGATCGGCGGCACGCTGCTGGCCCCCATGGCGCAGCTTGACCTCGATGAAATGGTGGCCGCCATCCAGGTGCGGGCCAATGAGCTGGAAGTCGATCGCCTCGAGGCCTTGCGGGCAGCCGATGCCGAACGGCAGCGCGCGGCGGCTGAGGAGCGCAACCGGCTGATTGCCGAGCAGCGGCGGCGGGCGGCCGAAGAGGCCGCGGCGCGGGCGGCGGCCGAAGAGGCGGCGCGGCTGGCCGAGGAAGCCGCGGCACAGCAGGCGCTCGAGGCGCCACCGCCCGCTTCCGAGCCGGCACAAGCCAATCCTGCGCCGTCAGGGCCGCTTTATCTGGGTCTGCCGCCGCCGCAGCTGCCGCCCTCGACAGGCCTGCCCGGTACCTAG
- a CDS encoding ribbon-helix-helix domain-containing protein, translating to MDKRSLSIAGHRTSIALEPEFWAALELMAGEAGQTMTALIASIDADRQTTNLSSAARLAVLDWYRRKAETPAAGSTAL from the coding sequence ATGGACAAGCGCTCCCTGTCCATCGCCGGCCACCGCACGTCCATTGCGCTCGAGCCCGAATTTTGGGCGGCGCTGGAACTGATGGCGGGTGAGGCCGGACAAACCATGACCGCCCTGATCGCCAGCATCGACGCCGACCGACAGACCACCAATCTGTCATCGGCGGCGCGCCTGGCCGTGCTCGACTGGTATCGCCGCAAGGCGGAGACACCGGCTGCAGGCAGCACGGCGCTCTAG
- a CDS encoding energy-coupling factor ABC transporter permease, producing MHIEPGIVDGAKITLSYATAAGSFGLAAKMALDTIRTEGAGALALRSLCTTALVFSFFEVFPHHAVGVSEVHLILGSTLFLIFGAGATGLGLALGLLLQGLFFAPFDLPQYGMNVTTLLVPLYAMTFLAKRIIPQATAYKDVGYGQALMLSTAYQGGTVAWVAFWSLYGGGLGAQNLAATASFGAAYMLVIVLEPLIDLGVLALAKLTGGFKGLPLLHNRLYSPAV from the coding sequence ATGCATATCGAACCGGGCATCGTTGACGGTGCCAAGATTACCCTGAGCTACGCCACGGCCGCCGGATCGTTCGGGCTGGCCGCCAAGATGGCGCTCGACACGATTCGCACCGAAGGCGCCGGCGCCCTGGCGCTGCGCAGCCTTTGCACCACGGCGCTGGTGTTCAGCTTCTTCGAGGTGTTTCCACACCATGCCGTCGGCGTGTCGGAAGTCCACCTGATCCTGGGCTCGACCCTGTTCCTGATCTTTGGCGCCGGCGCGACCGGGCTGGGCCTCGCCCTGGGCCTGCTGCTGCAGGGCCTGTTCTTTGCGCCCTTCGACCTGCCGCAATATGGCATGAACGTCACCACGCTGCTCGTGCCGCTCTATGCCATGACCTTCCTGGCCAAGCGCATCATTCCGCAGGCCACGGCCTACAAGGATGTCGGCTATGGCCAGGCGCTCATGCTGTCGACCGCCTATCAGGGCGGCACGGTCGCCTGGGTTGCCTTCTGGTCGCTCTATGGCGGCGGTCTCGGGGCACAGAACCTGGCAGCCACGGCCAGCTTCGGCGCCGCCTATATGCTGGTGATCGTGCTGGAGCCGCTGATCGACCTTGGCGTACTGGCTTTGGCCAAGCTGACCGGCGGTTTCAAGGGCCTGCCGCTTTTGCACAACCGGCTCTACAGTCCCGCTGTCTAG